In Erigeron canadensis isolate Cc75 unplaced genomic scaffold, C_canadensis_v1 Conyza_canadensis_unscaffolded:239, whole genome shotgun sequence, the genomic stretch AAAACCAGCCTTGCTGACAATAGCCCATAAAAGGGATTCTCTATTATTCTGTTTTGCTTTGTTTTAGCCACaatgtaataaaataaaaaataaaaggatggaaaaagagaaagaaagaaatgaaaacctGCAGTAACAGCACCACCAGGGGAATTGATGTACATATGAATGGGTTTAGAAGGGTTTTCAGATTCAAGATAAAGCAGCTGAGCAACAACAACGTGTGCGGTATAATCATCAATTTCTCCATTCACACATATGATTCTCTCTTTCAGTAGCCTTGAGAATATGTCGTAAGCTCGTTCCCACGTGACGAGTGTTCAATCACCATCGGTATCATAGAGTACGACCTCCTCCACCTACTACCACCATGGATatggctgctgctgctgctgctgctgggtTTTGAGATTCCGGTCCATAGCTTGCTTAGATTGCGGGTGAGTAAACTCGACATTTTgcttcagttttttttttttaatgaaattcaGTTTGGGGAAATGGTGGAGATTTTGTATAGGGGTTATGAATTTATTTTCAATCTGtgtattttgaaaaatgtaAAGGGCTAAATTAcctaacttcattttatttttccttataGAGATTTTTTTACTACATTTTTTTTCAGCAAGGTAAGATTTTCATACATGTTAATGACACGAACATTAAAATGTGTTAACGATTTGCAAAATGGATAgaattatagaaaaatatatacgaaTGTCCGTGCGTAACGACGATGATCGTTATAACGACAGCAGTTTGGTGGTGTTGATGACGATGAATAGTGTATAAAGATATgagttattataattttttttaaaggttaagagataaatattaattaagtcGTTTAGATGTATTTTTGATAAACCAAGTTTGTTAGTGATTAATTGTTTTGATTGTGTATagaatttttgatattttaaaattcaaatggttcaaatatatacatttcaaaggattatagtttatgataaaataatgaggtttttttttatctttgttattttggaagaaaacaagtaaacaatACTATATCTAcctatattatataaagaacCCTTTATTTACTGTAACCTTCTTGAAAAAATTGCCACGTGGCTTCAAATGATAGGCACTGTTTTCCCCACTTGCATACGTTTTTCCCTTTTACCTGCTActtcttttctcttctctttCATTCCTTCATTCTTACTTAACCTTTCTCTTTCATGAATAGAAAATATATCTACCTCCAATTATAAACCTTGACAACCCTCCTTCATATATCATCTTTTTGTCttccctttttttaaaaaacaaataataataaaaaaactactTGATGGGCATAAAAATAAACCAGCAACAGagatcaataataataatacaagtaACTTAGATGATGCGTTTCAGCCCCACGTTCATTTGTTAGAAGTTTTGGGTAAACATCCGGGTTTTTGGGTTTTGGATTTGGTCGGGGTGGTCATCTGTTGCCTCATGCGTCGGACTCCCCCACGCCGATGTCGTACCGGGTATTAGATAGTCATGGGGGCTCCGGGTCGTTTGCCTCAACTGGTGGTGACACCTCTTTTTCCTCCGTTTCTGatgaatacaataataataatcattgcCCATGCTCAATCGGGTGGTTTCAggtttgtttctctttttttaaaaaaaaaatattaattatggGTTAAGTATAGTTTAGGTTGTTGAGATATTTATTAGTTGATTGATCGATTGacatttgaaatttgttttgttaaattatatctTGCTTTGTTATAATACAATCTGTACTTAGATAAAAGTCAATATTCAGGTTAGGTGTATCAGAATTAAGTTACTACTTTGTTACATATGTTTGAGGTTTCCTCTTGATGTGTTTTCTAATATGAACTCCTGGAAATTGGCCAAATGAGCTAAAATGGTAAGAGACTCTTAAAGAAATGAAAACAAGGGCAGTAGGAGACAAGCAAATTAACAACCTATAATCCATCAgtccatcatatatatacttgcacacaataactttctCTAAATTCCAACTAACATCAATCTTATACATGAAACCTCTTTTTCGTtgcttttttcaaaaaatgtaGGATTAATGAACTGGCTTTCAAATGGATATGAGATTTAGTTAACTTAACGCCTCGCTTTTCATGCTCTAAGGTACGTTTTTTCCCTATATACTTTAGTGCTTTATACGTTACTGTGACAATCCTGTTAGAATCGACTATCGTTCAACCTATATATTTGCCttttacttgtttttctttCCAAGGAAATTGTCGTTTTAAACCCCCAATTTACCGGACTAAATATGAaacgaaaaagaaaacaaactcAACCTGACCAGGTTCGCAACAACATGTTTGACCAAGCTTTTAATGATAGCCTATTTCAATGCAATAGTCATGTTAACCACGGGGAGGACGTGCAAACTCGGGCTCCCCCGAAATTTGCATTTATAGCACCTATAATGACCCATGATATGAAACTCATGAATACGAGCAATTATAGGAGACAGTCTATCTTgagatggaaaacaaaaagggcaaaccaaagaaaaaaaacacctCCCAAGGAATCTGATACATTGGCTGCAACCAATGGTTCTTCACGCCATGTTAGCCTTTTCATGAGTCTCCAATTATCTTAACTCGCACAAAAGGTTTGTTAGATATTATGTAAACCTTGGCACGCTCATTAATCGCTACTTGGTAATGACGATCTATATGCCTAACAGATACACAAGCATCAACATCTACCAGTAATAGGCCAAAAACCCAAGAACAAAGAGGAAAGGTTTGTTTGGGAATTTCCCCtccattcaaaatttttttccctttctatTCACCATCTGAATGGGTGTCGCTTTTACTACATGGTGGCAGGCCGCACCCCGGAAACCGGAAGAAACCTGTTGCAATTCATTCCTTTAATGAGCGAATCGTTGCCTAGAATGAAAGATTGTGCACACTGTGGTGCGGCTAAATTTTACTCTGAAACGAAGAATTTTTGTTGCTCAAATGGTCGTGTTGTTTTGGCTAACAACGAACTCCCAGCCATCCTGAAGCAACTTTTGACATCACCATCAGAAGAAGCAAAGGCATTTAGAACATGCATTAGGACATATAACAACCTATTTGCTTTTACTTCTTTGGGCGTAAAGTCAGATACCACCCTTGCCAAGAGGAACAAGGGCATTTACACATTTAGGGTGCAAGGTCAAGTTTACCATTTCATAAATGATTTGCATCCCGGTGACGATGGTGCCAAAAACCTCCAGCTTTATTTCCATGACACTGAACATGAAATGCAAAATCGTCTAGCATCTTGTGAAAGGCTATCTGAACCAGCAATTGGCATATGCATGGAAGTGCTTCTGCAAAACCCTTATGCTTGTTTCTTTCGAACACTTAAAAACGTCCCTCATTTGGAGAACTACCAGATAATCCTTAAAACACTTCCATCACAAGATCAAAGAGTGTACAATAAACCAGAAGTCTCACAGGTTGCAGCACTTTGGATAGATGGTGGAGAAGATGGGGACCATGGTCATAGGAACATTGAAGTTAAAACGCACAACAACCATTCTAGAAGAATACATTATTATTACGGTTGTGATGACCCGTTACAGTATCCTTTAATGTTCCCGTTTGGCGAACTTGGTTGGCACCAGAGAATCCTTAAAAAAGGccagaaacaaaaaaaaggcgAGGCGGAACAAATGTTAGTTCTGCAACCCTTATTTCTCCCCAAAATGCTCAAAGTGTTGAGGCTTTGTTGTGCAACGAACAAGATGGTAAGCCAAATACCCTTTAATGTCTACTGTTTTTGGGTCACCCTATCTGCCATAATGGTAAATTCACACTCTCTTTCTTTTGGCCAGTCTTGGCCCAAAATGATGCAGATTATGTCTCTATGAGAGAGTATTATTGCTACAAGCTCCAAATTAGGAAGTATGACAGATCGTGTCTCTTACAGTTTGGTAGACTCCTCCAACAGTATGTAGTTGACAACTACGTCAAACTTGAAACACAAAGATTAGACTTTTACAGAACACAACAACAAGAAATTAGAAAAGAATATCTGCAAGGAGTAGTGGATGCAGTAGCAGCAGGTGAGACCCAAGGTTCAAAGGTTGGCCAACGAATAATCCTTCCATCTAGCTTTATTGGGGGGCCAAGAAACATGCGTCAGAAATACATAGACGCCATGACATTAGTGCAAAAATTTGGAAAACCcgatatatttttgacaatGACATGTAACCCAAATTGGCCAGAAATCAAAGACCTTTTGATACCGCAAGAAGAATCACAGAATCGAGCAGATCTGGTGGTAAGAGCTTTCCATGCAAGGCTTGAACTGCTGAAAGAAGACCTCTTTAAGAAACATATATTCGGTGAAGTAGCAGCCTACACTTATGTTATAGAATTTCAAAAGAGAGGTCTTCCACACGCACATTTTCTCATTATATTGAAACCTCACTGCAAGATGTATAGGCCAGAAGAATATGATGAGATTGTGTCGACAGAAATACCAAATGAGAAGGATAACCCTCACTTGTATAAAATGGTTGTCAAGCACATGCTTCATGGCCCGTGTGGTATACTGAACGTTGAtaatgtttgtatgaaaaagaaTGGTACTTGCAAAAACTCATACCCGAGGCCTTATTCTAATGAGACCACTCAAACATCTGATGCATACCCGATCTACCGGAGGCGAAAAAATGGGGTGACAGTCAAAGTTAGGAAAGCTACACTTGATAACCGATGGGTGATACCATACAATCCCTACTTGCTAGCAAAGTTTGATTGTCATATCAACGTAGAAATATGCTCGACAATAAAGGcagtcaaatatatataagtacatatGTAAAGGTTGTGATAGAATAAGTTTTGCTGTGTCATCGAATAATGATTCCACGCTGATAGATGAAATAGACCAATATCAGTCAGGGAGATGGGTTTCGGCTCCAGAAGCAACATGGAGGTTCTACAGGTTCGCAATGAGTGAGATAAAACCTGCTGTTATACATTTGCAGCTGCATTTAGAGAATTATCAGCCAttgacttttaaaaaaaaaaaaaagctgaaAAATGTGTTGAATAATCCAGTCCAGAGAAAGACTATGCTtactgaattttttttatgaatagaACTGACAAGTTGGCCCAAGACTTGGACTTGACCTACTCTGAGTTCCCAGATCATTTTGTTTGGCTGCAAGGGGACAGATTTTGGAAACATAGAGACCTAGGGGATTCTGTAGGCCGAATAGTAGCAGCTCATCCAACTGAAGGTGAAAGGTATTACTTGAGAATACTATTGTCAAAAGTCTGTTGTCCTAAGTCCTTCAGtgatttaaaaatgtttaatgcCCATCAGACCACCACTTTTAGGGAAGCATGCTTGTTACGTGGCTATTTGGTAGATGATAATAGCCAGCAATTATGTTTACAAGAGGCCTCTACTTTCCACTTGCCCTATGAACTCAGACGCCTTTTTGCCACCCTTCTGGTTTATTCATGCCCCAACAACCCTCAAGCCCTGTGGTTAGCTTATGAAGATTTAATGGTGGAAGACCTATTAAGATTTAACCAGATGACACATAGAGAAGCTACAAAGCAGGCGTTGTTACAGGTCAATGGATTTTTACAGTCCATGGGCAGAAACATTCATGAATTTGATCTGGCACCACAAGCATACTCATATGCTGACCTTCAAGATTTGACAAGAGAAATTAGAGCTGAACAAGGTATTATAGTCTCGCAGGAAGATCTTGATACAATAATAAAACTCaatgaaaagcaaaaaataGCCTTCGATATAATAATTGGGAGAGTACATTCAAATGAAGGTGGTGCTTTCTTTGTTGATGGCCCTGGTGGTACGGGAAAAACGTATATGTATAGGGCTTtattagcaaagattagatcagaAACACATATAGCGCTGGCAACCGCCACTTCAGGCATAGCAGCGTCAATACTCCCTGGGGGTAGGACGGCTCATTCAAGATTCAAAATCCCACTTGACTTAGTCGAAGGAGGAACCTGTAGAGTTAGCAAACAAAGTTCTTTGACAACTCTAATTAAAGGCTCTAAGCTGATCATATGGGATGAGGCCCCAATGGCCAAAAGGACCGCTATCGAGGCTTTAGATGATCTTTTGCAAGATCTCATGGATTCAAAGGAACTTTTTGGGGGTAAGGTTGTCGTGCTTGGTGGAGATTTTAGACAGACACTACCCGTGGTGCGCAAGGGTACTAAGGCGGAAACTATTGCTGCATGTCTAACTAAATCTCCATTATGGCCATCACTTCACATATTACGTTTGGAAGAGAACATGAGAGCTTTGTTAGACCCTGCTTTCAGCGAGTTTCTGCTCAAAATTGGCAACGGAACCCAACCCACGGATGAAAATGACCTAATCAACATTCCTGCCTCCATGCTCATTGACAGACATTCAGAAACTGCCTCCTTAGATGCCCTCATTGAATCTGTCTACCCAAATATTCAGACCTTTAGTGGCTCATGTGCTTTAAATCGTGCCATACtaacaaccaaaaatatatttgttgatgAGATTAATGACCTCTTGATACAAAAATTCCCAGGTGAGCTAACGGAATATGCAAGCTTTGATGAGACGATAGATCCAAATGACCAAACTCAGTATGAGGACTTTTTGCATTCGCTTACACCAAATGGTATGCCACCTCATAGGCTTTTTTTGAAACCAAACTCGCCTATCATTCTGTTAAGAAACTTGAACCCTACTGAAGGATTATGCAATGGGACTAGATTAATATGCAGAGATTTGAGAAGCAACGTCATACATGCTGAGATTGCTTTTGAAACTTTGCTGGCAAAGAAGTTTTTATACATAGAATACCTTTCCTCCAACTGATGAGGATTATACTGTTCCATTCAAAAGGATTCAGTTCCCAATCAGGTTATGCTTTGCAATGACTATCAACAAAGCACAAGGCCAAACCCTTGATTTTGTTGGCGTTTACCTAAAAGAACCTGTCTTTTCTCACGGGCAACTTTATGTTGCACTTTCACGGGCAAGGACAACAGAATATGCAAAAGTGCTGATTAGGCCACCTCTCTTTGATGCTCCCAACGTTAGAGAAACAAAGAACATTGTGTATAAAGAAGTTCTCCAAATCACTGACGATATTGGTAAGTATATATCTTCCATGCTATTTTATTTGTCCTGTGCCATTAGAAAGTAAATCTTATATGTAAATTTCTAATTCAACCTAAAGTGTCTGGACACCTTCTCAGGTGGTCTGCCACTTAATGCTGGTCACGTATTACTTTCATAGCTTTTGGAAAACGCACCTGTTCGTCATTGTTGCGCCTTACATAAACGTGAGTACTATCTGTTCATAACAGTTTCTGCTCTTTCAGTCTGTTTTCATTGACTCGCTTTCTTTGTGGCGTAGCTTTTGCGGCACCCATGAACGTGCCTGATTTACTTTCGAGCAACAGTTCAAAAAGCCTATGACGACTGGCCATTTGTTAGCGTAAGAACCTTTCATCCAGGTTTCAAGGGCCTAAGTGCAAAGGCTGccttctttctctctcaaaCTTAACAGAGCTGGACGTACCTTAACATCTTCAAGAAACTAAActcttattttgtttagatgCGCTGCACCGTGTCATACAAGCTCCAAGATCCAGTTACGTAATTGtatttggtatatatatttgtgatttCCAAGTTACCAGACTTAGCAATCTGTACTACTGAACCAAACAActacttatattttactttacATGTTGCACTTTAGGTCAGCTCATGTTTTGTATTTGTATGCTTTTGATGATCATGTTGCACATCTCTAACAAGATATGTGATCCCATTAAATGATGCAGTTTAAAACACAAGAATTGTTAAAGTGAATTATGTTGTCTAAAGATCAACATAATGCATAAGGTTATGCACTTATTCCATGGTTTGTTAtgacaacttatttattttgatttgctTTATTacttgtgtgtatatatatatatatgtataaagataaaagggtgaaaaagaaaattaaaacttatttGGTGTTACCTATCAACATGTTTGACAAACGGAGGTGTCATAGTAaaatactattttaaaaaaacatactaaTTTCTTCATCCAGCCACTCCCAATATTACTCTTAATGACATAGATCTTTTGCTAAGATCTTTATATTACATTGGTAATGTTTTACATTCCTAACAACTATGGAGAACCCCTTGCCCTGCAAAACAACCCTTACCCATACCCCCTCACCCTGCACAACCCCTCTTACCCATACCCAAATGTAAACAATCCCACACAATCCTATAAGTTATGTGTACACAATCTCTTTAAAAGTACTGATGCCCTGATTATATGGGATATGTTCTACTTTTTGCCTTCATAAGAACGCAAATTCAACCATCTCAAACAATAAACCACCTATCAGATTTACAACAAAAAAAGGTCTCTCTTTTTCCTTCTCCTTACTGTTGTTACCTTATTGCAATctctattttaaatattttattcacTATCATCAGTTGGTAAAAGTAACATAGATCTGTTACAATTTTCTCAAATTCTCTTTAGTGTTGCTCTAAATTGTTCAAGAAGGGTTGCTTGGTTTTATTCATTTAACAATAAAGTATCTGTGTTggaattattattactatttgcAATTTACAAACATTATCTATTCTTTccttaatttgttaattttatgaATTCTCCTCATAAGTAAATGTCCAAATACAGGAAAAATGACAAGACGGATCTCAAATGTGCTAGACATTAACCTTAACCCTAAAAACCTTGGACAGTGCTTGTACAAGTATTGGAACATGGCCATGTGCAAGTGAGCCAGTCAGAAAATGAGTTTAGGAGATTAGTCTTGGTAGATTATGAGGTAACTTTCTTATGTCTCTCTCATATTCTTAAGAATCGCCTCACTTGTTGCAGACATGTTTAGCATTTGCTACTAATTGTAGGGAACCAAGTTGACTGCACTTATATATGGCAACAACGTACGTCTTTTGGCAAACCTATTAGCACAATATAAGAGATACTATATCTCAAATGCTGCAGTTGTTAGCAATGATCAAAAATACCGTATCAGCTCATACCCATGCTCTTGGGTTTTGAACAACAAAACTCTTATTGAGGAATTAGTTGATCCTATCCCAATGACACTGAATTGTGAATTTAACTTTACGAAGTTCACTGATCTACACAAATATGCTGACACGGACACCCTCCATAGTAATTTCTCTTTCTTCTAACCCAATTTGCATTTTATTTACCTACTTAATTAGTACAACACTTCAACCTATTTATGTTCTACATTTAGATGTTCGGGGTATAGTTCTGCAATGCTTTCCCAGTAAAGAGCAAGGATCGCCGAATGTTACTACAAGGGATATTGTCATCGTCGATGAAGAGTAAGATGCCTTAACCACTTACATCGGTATTCCATGCTATGTACCTAACCGTCCATTATTTTAATGTAGCAAGATGCTTTTGCTACTGACTTTATGGAATACGTTTGATGATAACGAAGGGCAAACACTTTCTGGCATAATCGAGACCGGCCCAATGATCTTTGGATTGCGCCTAAAAGTGACAACTTTTTACGGTAAATGGATACCTATGCATTTAAGTACTGTATAACAACTACCTGTTTTCTTCCACCACCTAAAATAATTAGCATACAGGCCTCTCATTGACCACTAGATCATCTTTGGCTTCATGATTAACCCTCCAGTAACACATGCCTTACAGATGCATGAATGGTACCTTATTAGAAACTCAGAATTTTTTTAATCACTCCTTGCAGTTACGCTTAAATAATGCTCTTAAATATGTACATGTTTTAATGTAAGGTACAACACCCACAAACAAGAACTTCAACAACTCCTTGCCCTTAAAAGTTACACCAATACTGACATACTCCTTCCTTATCCAAAACATGATGCTATAATCCCAATTGCTACAGCGGTTTCCTCCTTCAAAAAGTAAGCGACCATTGTAAAGAACTCACTTGTTTAATAACACATGGTGTATATTCTAAACTAAACCATACAatcttattttttcaaatattaaaaaaaataatagataaaGACAGCTTGGGTTATGGGGAAAACCAGACTTCCAAAGCAAGAAAGAAGCCCATGGTATACAGCTTGCGGTAATTGTCAAAAGGCACTAGATGCTGATCTTACTTGGGTGGTTACGTGTCCATCATGTAAGATAGAAACCCATATTCAAGCACTGTAAGtccatttttctttctaatatcCTACAAATTTGGATActcatttttaaatgttttgtcCCCCATAACCATGTCCTGTTAATGCATCGGATAGGTCTAGAATTACAATTGAGATAGATGATGGAACTGGAAGTCTTTCTGCACTTGTATGCACACCTGATGCTGAAAAACTCATGCCATTCACTGCAACGGAACTGAAAGAAGCTGAGGAAAATGTAAGCCTAACTTACTACTTCATTTGACgaacatacatacacacatgcTCATATTCATATACTTTTAGCAAACTAATAAACTTGTATATGAAATATTTGTGTTTACATATACAAACTAAATCTTCTTCTAACACACATCTGCTTAAATTCATATGTTCGTATCTAAACGGATACGTAAAACTAACTGATATTTGAATGTTTATTCATATTCTTTAATACTGGTACATCTTTATTACAGAGTATTGACCTTCATGGTGACATTGCTATGTCAAATGAGAAACATACGATTGTTGCCTTTATACGCTCATATGAAACAACATTCCATGGTCAGAGTCAATTGAAAATGAATGTTATCAAGGCTTACAGACTTGGTGAAGTGATACCTCGGCTTAACATAGCAGCCCAATGTACGGAAGAACATTCTTCTGTCCCTGCTTTAGATGTTGCAGGCTCATTGACACAGCCCTGCAACAAGAGGAGCATGCTTCTGAAACCATGGTAGATGTTAGTACCCCACTTTCAGCAAAGGGAAAAGAACAACTATTTACCCCATCTACAAAACTAATCCTTGAAGAAATTGACTCAGAACTCATTTCAAAGCCTGTGGAAAAAAACTTACATTCTCTGATGACCAGGTTCTCACTGAAACACCTACTATAAACCAACCTCATGGTAGCCATGTTTTCACAAAGAATGAAAGTCCAATTAAAGATGCGGTTTCGACatttgcttttaaaaaaaaagaactagaGTTTCGTGTGACAGATCCAACCCCAACCCTTGTTGCCATAAAGAAAGAGATAGGTGCTCAAGTGGCTACTACAATCCCGACTCGTGCCTCTATAAGGAAGGAAACTGGCGCTCAGGCTATGGATGAGAGCccaaccaaaaccaaaaaactTAAATCCATATGTAGCTTCTGGAACATACCTACAGGAATATGAGAATCACCTTTTGAAAACACTCCACTAAGATTCTCTTCTCAAACCAGCCCAAGAAGCTACTAGCTTTTGCACATAAGACTGACACTTTTCGAAGCAGCTTCTTATGTTTTCCCTTTTGAAACTAGCCTTACCCTTTCCTTttgatgttttatcttttgaagCTAGCCTTAGCCTTTCCCTTTTCTGTACAATCTATGACCCTTCTTATGGGCTAAAGGCTTAGACTTGTAGTCATAATATAGTTGCATCATCTAGACTTTGTAACAAAGCCATGTAGCTTTCGAGCACCATGGAACTTGATGCTTGTGATGAAAACGCTTGTATATAACTCTGCTGATGATATGTTTTTTCAGTAAAGGATGTTTCTATTTAGCTTATATCACTATTGTATGTAACTTGTCCCAATATTTATGTTACTTTTAGCTTCACGCTGAAGATGGGCTTTAAAAACTAACATCGTTTTACCTTTATAAACCTTCGTTAACTTACGTAATACTAGCTTTTGGTGGGTGTGCATTGCACAGCCGAATAAATCCTAGTGATTATATGCGAGTAACTGAGGCATCTGTTTTACCCTcgatatatgaaaatattatgGCATTTGACCATAAAAGACGTTGTTGACTTTTTGAaaaatctctaaatatataaaatggaaaacGAACATGGTACCTGTACAATGCCACAACGATGACGGAGGTGTGATGACGGTAACGGATGGTGATGATGGTGACAACGTCGAatggtgtaggtaattgatgtagttgtgttgatttaaaaggttaatagaatattttataatataatggactaatggtgtGATTAATTTTAAGGTTTGTAGTTATTTAATTCATTAGGGTAGtttggtcaattcgcatgtcctattttttctaaactttcaacatgaggatataatttttattattatataatagtatagaaatatagatatagatgatatggtattttactttttttatttatcaaaatcacGTATCAAGTACTTAATAACAtggtaaattaaataaaaaagatggtTAATATCACCTCCCAGAATgataattattttgaaaaatatccGTATTGCAAattttacctaagcttaggtgctgtcacattaaaaaaaaattactgatTAAACCTTTGAAATTGATAAACATAATAACCCCGTAAATATTACATAATCCCTTCTTACtataagataggtactgcatgctttacctaacatttccgTATATATTAGTGCTTAATATAACTTCCAAATCCAATAAGCATAAAGCTGATCATTAGAGTAATTTTAATTATCCACTACATCCAATGTCATATCAGGTATTTTCCCCGGTAACTAAACCATTTGGACCGTtgaattttttcaacttttcaacaattcattttatctctttactcaaatctcaactactcattttgtTTATCTCTCCTCCACATGGACTCATTT encodes the following:
- the LOC122584379 gene encoding uncharacterized protein LOC122584379, which encodes MVAGRTPETGRNLLQFIPLMSESLPRMKDCAHCGAAKFYSETKNFCCSNGRVVLANNELPAILKQLLTSPSEEAKAFRTCIRTYNNLFAFTSLGVKSDTTLAKRNKGIYTFRVQGQVYHFINDLHPGDDGAKNLQLYFHDTEHEMQNRLASCERLSEPAIGICMEVLLQNPYACFFRTLKNVPHLENYQIILKTLPSQDQRVYNKPEVSQVAALWIDGGEDGDHGHRNIEVKTHNNHSRRIHYYYGCDDPLQYPLMFPFGELVLAQNDADYVSMREYYCYKLQIRKYDRSCLLQFGRLLQQYVVDNYVKLETQRLDFYRTQQQEIRKEYLQGVVDAVAAGETQGSKVGQRIILPSSFIGGPRNMRQKYIDAMTLVQKFGKPDIFLTMTCNPNWPEIKDLLIPQEESQNRADLVVRAFHARLELLKEDLFKKHIFGEVAAYTYVIEFQKRGLPHAHFLIILKPHCKMYRPEEYDEIVSTEIPNEKDNPHLYKMVVKHMLHGPCGILNVDNVCMKKNGTCKNSYPRPYSNETTQTSDAYPIYRRRKNGVTVKVRKATLDNRWVIPYNPYLLAKISFAVSSNNDSTLIDEIDQYQSGRWVSAPEATWRFYRTDKLAQDLDLTYSEFPDHFVWLQGDRFWKHRDLGDSVGRIVAAHPTEGERYYLRILLSKVCCPKSFSDLKMFNAHQTTTFREACLLRGYLVDDNSQQLCLQEASTFHLPYELRRLFATLLVYSCPNNPQALWLAYEDLMVEDLLRFNQMTHREATKQALLQVNGFLQSMGRNIHEFDLAPQAYSYADLQDLTREIRAEQGIIVSQEDLDTIIKLNEKQKIAFDIIIGRVHSNEGGAFFVDGPGGTGKTYMYRALLAKIRSETHIALATATSGIAASILPGGRTAHSRFKIPLDLVEGGTCRVSKQSSLTTLIKGSKLIIWDEAPMAKRTAIEALDDLLQDLMDSKELFGGKVVVLGGDFRQTLPVVRKGTKAETIAACLTKSPLWPSLHILRLEENMRALLDPAFSEFLLKIGNGTQPTDENDLINIPASMLIDRHSETASLDALIESVYPNIQTFSGSCALNRAILTTKNIFVDEINDLLIQKFPGELTEYASFDETIDPNDQTQYEDFLHSLTPNGMPPHRLFLKPNSPIILLRNLNPTEGLCNGTRLICRDLRSNVIHAEIAFETLLAKKFLYIEYLSSN